TCACCTCTGTATCAATGGATGTACCCAAGCTACTTCCAGAAATGAAGGCAGATTCATCCTCTCCCGATTTGTTTGCCTTCTGATAATCTTTACCAATTGCTTTCATGCTTCGGGGAGGTCGGGCATGGGTCGTTGGTTCCGACCCAGTTATTCTTGTGTGGAGCTTCGGCGGGAGAGCCGGAAGGATGCGGCGGTTATCTGTTAACTCATTTGCTCTTCTCTGAGTTTCGACTCTCAGAGGTTTAGGTTTTACCAGCCAGTTTGGCAGCCTTGCACGCAGCGGAATCGGGAGAGGGGAGGGTTCGATTGGAACAGAGTAATTCCAGCGAGATTGCCGTTCTGGGCTTCTACCATATGCCTGCGGGTACTCGTTTTCCGTTCTCCGGTGAATCGGCGAAGTTATTGATGATCTAGAAGGTTTTATCACAACGATAGGCGACTCATCGTACACAAATTTCTGGTGGCAGGCATGATGATTTCGCTCCGCGGGCTTCGTTGAGTGTAAGAGCCCCTTGAGTCGCAGAGCTTCGAGGATATTTTTCAAGGTTTCCAAATCTTTAGTGTGCTCTTCCATTTCTCTCATTTTCAATCTGTTTTCGATCTCTCCCTGAGCTGAAACATTCTGCTTCGGCTCCGGGAAATGGTCAGCTGAATCGAAGAAGCTCTTTCCATGCTGAGGTGCCTTCCATGGCGATAAGTTGACGCCATTATCGTCGTTTTTCCAGGAACTCTTCATCGTCCCATTGTTTATCACTTCGTGAGTAACAATGGGAGTAACAGATTGGTTTTGCTGCTTGACGGGGAAATTGTTGCTTTCCATGCTGAAGCGAGAGTGTAGGAAACCTCTGGAAACTCCTGATTCGGAGGAGGATCGCCGGAGCTCTGGCTTCTTTTCGTGTTCCATAGCATTCAACGAATTTGGCATCGGCTCCAAGCCCATCAGCTTGGCTATAAGACTATGCGATCTATACACTTGGTAATCAATGGCGACACCATTCGAGGTCGGCTGAACGGCAGCGCTTGAGCGCTTCTCCTTCGGATGGAGTCCACCCTTATCATCGGTGGTTGCCCTGCTGTCGAGTGAAAGCCTCGGAATTTCTTTGCTCAACTTCCAATAGCAGGCCGCCCCCTTGGCGGCTTCTTTCGATTCCGACATAGGTAGCTTAAGTGGCAACTCCGCTGGCTGAAACCACTGCTTCAGTCGCTCCGGCCTCGGCCGTACCTGCTGTTTCTGCTTTCCCGACCCCCTCGCATGAACCGGCGATGCTTCAACAGATATATCCGACTCCGTAATCGTATCAACAACCTAGTAAACATCAAATAAACTTGAAACAATGCCGTAAAATATATCAACAGTACATATAAAAACGCAAGAGTTCCGAGAATAAAACCGGCGGGGGAAGGAGGCGCTTCGTGGATTTCCCCACCAAAATCTGGTGGCGATCGAATATCTGAAGAAGACTCGTCATGCAACCCATCTGGTTCTCCATGTTCAGCTCAGGAACAAACCCAGTCGCCATTCTTTCAAGCACGTTTTTCTCTCTCGCTCTTAAAGAGGGGAGGAGATGGCGGGGGTCGGGTTCAAACTGCTTATCGGTTCCTAATAAATTGCCACGTGGCACAAGAATAAttcaaagtaattaaatttttaataaaaaggaGAAATTATTCAATTGAAAAATCAATTTgcatttttttcatattaaaaatttaagaagACATTAAAATAGAAGATATCATAACAATAGCGATATATTAGGGGACAAGAAGTACCAAAAATAAGGAATAAAagttcccaaattttaaaaaactttaaacatgatGAAGTGCTATGAACAATTTTAAGTGGGTTTAATATgagaataattataaaaaatattttttatttttattataacaaattattcaatatcatttatatacaacataaaaacatgcaaaatttaaaagtaaatctTAGAAATTTTCTTTCAGTGTCaagaaaaatagataaaatgtTATTGTAGATGACCAACCTAGCTCAACTCACCTTGGGCCGCGGGTTACACGGGCCGACCCGCttgtttttttaagaaaaaaatgctaaacattattatggtaaacatataagaaaaatatactTCGGtaaaatagtttcataaaatacgtacaaatattaaaataaaaaattaagaaagcaTATAACATAATCCATTAAAAGTAAAGTGattaaaccaaacatgaagaaactaaacaaatattataaagtcTATTCTCATTAAACTCAATTCAATCTTCA
This Primulina huaijiensis isolate GDHJ02 unplaced genomic scaffold, ASM1229523v2 scaffold207176, whole genome shotgun sequence DNA region includes the following protein-coding sequences:
- the LOC140966570 gene encoding uncharacterized protein encodes the protein MATGFVPELNMENQMGCMTSLLQIFDRHQILVGKSTKRLLPPPVVDTITESDISVEASPVHARGSGKQKQQVRPRPERLKQWFQPAELPLKLPMSESKEAAKGAACYWKLSKEIPRLSLDSRATTDDKGGLHPKEKRSSAAVQPTSNGVAIDYQVYRSHSLIAKLMGLEPMPNSLNAMEHEKKPELRRSSSESGVSRGFLHSRFSMESNNFPVKQQNQSVTPIVTHEVINNGTMKSSWKNDDNGVNLSPWKAPQHGKSFFDSADHFPEPKQNVSAQGEIENRLKMREMEEHTKDLETLKNILEALRLKGLLHSTKPAERNHHACHQKFVYDESPIVVIKPSRSSITSPIHRRTENEYPQAYGRSPERQSRWNYSVPIEPSPLPIPLRARLPNWLVKPKPLRVETQRRANELTDNRRILPALPPKLHTRITGSEPTTHARPPRSMKAIGKDYQKANKSGEDESAFISGSSLGTSIDTERSRTGGRNLLERCDKLLHSIA